GAGGAATTGGCACCAAATAGGTGCGATATACGACATATATACAGGCGACATACGACCCGTTCTCACGGCGCGATAGCTCAGGAGCGCGAGTGGCCTCGGTTCGGCGCGACGGTCCGCATTACACCGATTTGTAGGATGTCTCGGCACGGAGGAGGCCAGTCGCGCCCGCCCGCGCGGCGCATGGCGCGCGCACGGAACTTGCTTTTCCTTGGGCTATCGACAACACGACAAGGAGCGTCCGAAAGATGACGTCGACCGCCAAGCGTGCCGTCCCGCCCTCCTCGCGCCGCCGTCTGGGGGCGTGGATCACCGAAAACGAAGACGCGATCGCCGAATTCCGCGCCTCGCTCGTGCGCAAGGCGCGGCAGCGCGGCACCACACAGCCGTTGAGCCCCGCCGTCTCCCGGTTGCGGGCCTGTGTAATCGACGATCCCGTGCGCCGCATGGATCTGAGTCTCGCCATTGCGCAGGCGCAGGACGAGGGACATCGACTCGGGTTCGGAGACATCGACACCCTCATGACGACCATCGATTACGTGACGACGACCGCACCCGCCTTCGACAAGGCGAGCCTCATCGTCTGTCCGCTCAACGCATTGCTCGACTGGTTGATGTGCGTGCCGTCAGGCTACGCGTTCTTTTGCGACCCCGAGCTCAACCGCTGCCTGCGCGACGTGCTCACGCAATGGTGTCACTTCCTGAGCGGGCCCGACTCGCGCACTTTCCTCAATCGGCGAGCCCCGGACGGATGGCTCAGCGACGAGGCCGATGCCAGGCTGAACCTCGACGAGTTCGAGATGGATCGTGACTTGCCGTACGGCGGCTTCGATTCGTGGAACGCCTTCTTCACGCGCCGCTTCCGGCCCGGCATGCGTCCCGTCGCCTCGCCGGACGATCCGTGGATCATCGTCAACGCCTGCGAAAGTACGCCCTACAACGTGCAGCACCACGCGCACATGCGCGACACGTTCTGGATCAAGTCGCAGCCCTACTCCCTGCTCGACATGTTCGGCGCCTCGCACAAGGCGCTGGCCGCGCCGTTCGCCGGCGGTACGGTGTATCAAGCTTATCTGAGCGCCTACGACTACCATCGATGGCACGCACCGGTCGACGGCACCGTCATCGCCGCCTACCGATTGCCCGGCACCTATTATTCCGAAGCGCCCTCCGAAGGCGAAGATCAGGCGGGCCTCAACGATTCGCAAGGGTATCTGACGGCCACGGCCACGCGGGCGATCGTGGTGATCAAGGCCGAAGAACCGGCGCTGGGCACAGTCGGCTGTCTGTTCGTCGGCATGGGCGACGTGTCGTCATGCATACTGCGCGTCGACCGGGGGCAGCACCTCGGCAAGGGCGACGAACTGGGGTATTTCCAATACGGCGGATCGACCTACTGCCTGGTCTTCGAGGAAGGCGTGATCGCATCGCTGGCGCCGGACGAGCATTCGCTGCCCGGTGACAAGCCGTTGAAGGTCAACGCGGCTCTCGCCCGCGCACGATAGACGGCAGTGGCGAATGGACTTCGGGACGTGGGAAGTTGCGGCGCGAGACTGCGCCCATGCACGGCGCTCGCCAGGCATGGGCGTCGAGGATGGCAGTGGGCGGCAGACCGCGTGCGCCGCGGCCTGCGGGTACTCAGCGCTTACAGCGCCCGCTTGACGGTGCGCGCCGCGCCCGAGATGTCCTGCCCCACTCCATCGACCGTATTGCAGGCTGCGAGGGAAAAGAGCGAACCGACCACCAACAACAACGCAACGAAACGCGCCAACATATCGACCTCTTCGGTACAAAAAAGCACTGAATCAAACGTTTCCGGTGATGGAACCCCCTTCCCGGAAATCGACTTTTGCCAGCCGCGCGGTCTTCCCCGTGCCACGCTGCCGAAACAGCCCGCCATTGTGCGACAAATTCTGCCTGATCGGCGATGAATTTGATGCCCGACGAATCGTGTCGCGCCCCGCCTACAACGTTGGCAACGTCAGCCGGATATGGTCAGCAAACGCGACACTCAACGGGCACGGACGGGCCCGATCGAACTTTACCGTAATTCCCACCGGCGGCAACGAAGGCAGCGCCGGATCGCCCGTCAGGATACGCAGGTCGGCGGGCACCGCCGTCTGTGTCATGACCGCGATGGCCTGTCCCGAGCGTGCCAGCGCCGTCAGTCCCGCGAGATTGCTGCTCGCGTACGCGATGCGAAAGGCCCGGCCCACCCGCGCCAATGCACTGCACGCGGCAATGTGATCGAGCGTGTCGGGGTCGGACAAGGCCAGCGGCAAGGGCTCGCCCGAGTGGGCCGGCGTCACGTCGAAGCTCGGGCTGCCGATCCACACCAGGGGCTCGCGCCGGATGATGCTGTCCTCATGCGCGCTCTCCGGCAGCGACACCAGCGCCAGATCCACGGCATGGCGCGCCAGCCGCTCCTGCAAACGCGGTGTCGGCTCGCAGATCACTTCCACCCGCGCATGCGGATGCGACACCGCGAACTCGCGCAGCAATTGCGGCAGGAATGCCGCCGCGTAATCGTCGGGACAGCCAAAGCGCAGCGTGCCGCTCAGCCCCCGGCCCGACATGTCGGCCATGGCTTCGTCGTGCGCCCGGAGGATGCGCTGCGCATGCCCCAGCAGTCGCTCGCCCGAACTGGTGAGCACCACGCCGCGCGCCGTGCGTTGCCACAGCGGCTGATCGACGATCGCCTCCAGACGTTTCATCTGCTGACTGAGCGCCGATTGCGTTCGGGCGATGCGCTGCGCCGCGCGACTGAGCGAGCCCGCCTGGGCGATGGCGACGAACGAACGCAGCAAATCGATTTCGAGAAAGAGGCTCACGATATTAGTCTTGCTTCTATCTTTCATTAGCATTATTCGCTTCTATGAAAGCAGAGCCACGCCTAGACTGCAAGCGACGGACTCCAGCCGCCTTCCGTCGTCCGTTCCCTTTCCAGCCTCTCGCCCTCGGAGAACCGCGCGTGTCTAAGAACCAAGACGCCGATTTCTGGCGCAACGCCCGTCAGCATCTCGTCCGCTACGGCGGCACGTTCGAACCGATGATCATCGAGCGCGCGCAGGGCGCTTTCGTCTTCGATGCGGACGGGCGCGCGATCCTCGATTTCACGTCCGGGCAGATGAGCGCCTTGCTGGGCCACAGCCACCCGGACATCGTGTCGGTGGTCAACGAGTCCATCGGGCGCCTCGATCATCTGTTCAGCGGCATGCTTTCGCGTCCGGTCGTCGATCTCGCCACCCGGCTCGCCGAAATCACGCCCGACGGCCTGGATCGCGTGCTGCTGTTGAGCACAGGAGCCGAATCGAACGAAGCCGCCATTCGCATGGCCAAGCTGGTGACAGGCAAGTTCGAGATCGTCGGCTTCGCGCAGTCATGGCACGGCATGACCGGGGCGGCGGCGTCCGCCACCTACAGCGCCGGGCGCAAGGGCGTGGGCCCCGCGGCGGCAGGCTCGTTCGCCATCCCGGCACCCTTCATCTATCGTCCGCGCTTCGGCCCGGCCGATCGGTACGATTACCTCGCCGAACTGGACTACGCGTTCGACCTGATAGACCGGCAGTCCAGCGGCAATCTCGCTGCCTTCATCGCTGAGCCGATTCTGAGCTCCGGGGGCATCATCGAACTGCCACCGGGCTATCTCGCCGCGCTCAAGCGCAAGTGCGAGGAACGCGGCATGCTCCTGATCCTCGACGAAGCGCAAACCGGCATCGGCCGCACCGGCACGATGTTCGCGTTCGAGCGCGACGGCGTCACGCCCGACATCCTCACACTCTCCAAGACGCTCGGCGCCGGTCTGCCGCTCGCCGCCGTGGTGACGTCAGCCGAGATCGAGGAACTCGCCCACGAACGCGGCTACCTCTTCTACACGACGCATGTCTCCGATCCGCTGCCGGCCGCCGTCGGGTTGCGCGTGCTCGACGTCGTCGCGCGCGACGGTCTGGTCGCGCGCGCCAACGTCATGGGCGAGCGGCTGCGAGGCGGCTTGCTGGATCTGATGGAGCGCTTCGAATGCGTGGGCGATGTGCGAGGCCGCGGCCTGCTGCTGGGCATGGAGATCGTCAAGGATCGTCGCACGAAGGCGCCGGCGGACGGGCTCGGCGCAAGGATCACGCGCGAATGCATGAATCTCGGCCTGAGCATGAACATCGTGCAATTGCCGGGCATGGGCGGCGTATTCCGCATTGCCCCGCCGCTCACGGTCAGCGAGGCGGAGATCGATCTCGGTTTGTCGCTCCTGGGGCAGGCCATCGAGCGCTCGCTGGCATGAGAAACGCGCCGCGTGCGGTGCACCGTCGGCGCCGTACGCGGGACGCGCGGACCGCGACCCGAGCACGCCCCGAGGTCAGTCGTTGCGTTGCGGACGCTGGACGTCGCGGAAGATGTACTTCAGCGCGTCGGGCAGCGTGCTCGACCAGACCGGCCATTCGTGCTTGCCGTCGACAATGCGCAACTCGGCGGGTTGCTTGTTGGCGCGCAGCATCTCATAGAAACGCGTGGCTTCCGCCTCGATGTTGAAGTCGTCATCGTCGCCAGAGTT
The Pandoraea pulmonicola DNA segment above includes these coding regions:
- a CDS encoding phosphatidylserine decarboxylase family protein, translating into MTSTAKRAVPPSSRRRLGAWITENEDAIAEFRASLVRKARQRGTTQPLSPAVSRLRACVIDDPVRRMDLSLAIAQAQDEGHRLGFGDIDTLMTTIDYVTTTAPAFDKASLIVCPLNALLDWLMCVPSGYAFFCDPELNRCLRDVLTQWCHFLSGPDSRTFLNRRAPDGWLSDEADARLNLDEFEMDRDLPYGGFDSWNAFFTRRFRPGMRPVASPDDPWIIVNACESTPYNVQHHAHMRDTFWIKSQPYSLLDMFGASHKALAAPFAGGTVYQAYLSAYDYHRWHAPVDGTVIAAYRLPGTYYSEAPSEGEDQAGLNDSQGYLTATATRAIVVIKAEEPALGTVGCLFVGMGDVSSCILRVDRGQHLGKGDELGYFQYGGSTYCLVFEEGVIASLAPDEHSLPGDKPLKVNAALARAR
- a CDS encoding LysR substrate-binding domain-containing protein, which translates into the protein MKDRSKTNIVSLFLEIDLLRSFVAIAQAGSLSRAAQRIARTQSALSQQMKRLEAIVDQPLWQRTARGVVLTSSGERLLGHAQRILRAHDEAMADMSGRGLSGTLRFGCPDDYAAAFLPQLLREFAVSHPHARVEVICEPTPRLQERLARHAVDLALVSLPESAHEDSIIRREPLVWIGSPSFDVTPAHSGEPLPLALSDPDTLDHIAACSALARVGRAFRIAYASSNLAGLTALARSGQAIAVMTQTAVPADLRILTGDPALPSLPPVGITVKFDRARPCPLSVAFADHIRLTLPTL
- a CDS encoding aspartate aminotransferase family protein, with the translated sequence MSKNQDADFWRNARQHLVRYGGTFEPMIIERAQGAFVFDADGRAILDFTSGQMSALLGHSHPDIVSVVNESIGRLDHLFSGMLSRPVVDLATRLAEITPDGLDRVLLLSTGAESNEAAIRMAKLVTGKFEIVGFAQSWHGMTGAAASATYSAGRKGVGPAAAGSFAIPAPFIYRPRFGPADRYDYLAELDYAFDLIDRQSSGNLAAFIAEPILSSGGIIELPPGYLAALKRKCEERGMLLILDEAQTGIGRTGTMFAFERDGVTPDILTLSKTLGAGLPLAAVVTSAEIEELAHERGYLFYTTHVSDPLPAAVGLRVLDVVARDGLVARANVMGERLRGGLLDLMERFECVGDVRGRGLLLGMEIVKDRRTKAPADGLGARITRECMNLGLSMNIVQLPGMGGVFRIAPPLTVSEAEIDLGLSLLGQAIERSLA